The Methylobacterium radiotolerans JCM 2831 genome contains a region encoding:
- a CDS encoding PAS domain-containing protein: MNLIDLVRHVADPLDVGVLVTSADLGQPGPTILYANDAFQRMSGYGADDLVGHSPRMLQGAGTSREGTRQVQRALRSQGRFLGRIQNYRRSGEAYLCELDIRPICGLDGHAEAFIAFEREVVRRRGRPTRGGAGRYTAVGQLECSNIPFLKIPAFE; this comes from the coding sequence ATGAACCTGATCGATCTTGTCCGGCACGTCGCTGACCCTCTCGACGTGGGTGTTTTGGTCACCAGCGCGGATCTCGGCCAGCCCGGACCGACCATCCTGTATGCGAACGACGCGTTCCAGCGGATGAGCGGCTACGGTGCGGATGATCTCGTGGGCCACTCGCCCCGGATGCTTCAGGGTGCGGGCACCAGCCGGGAGGGGACCCGTCAGGTCCAACGTGCGCTGCGGAGCCAGGGGCGCTTCCTCGGACGCATCCAGAACTATCGCAGGAGCGGCGAAGCCTACCTGTGCGAATTGGATATCCGTCCAATCTGCGGTCTGGATGGGCATGCGGAGGCGTTCATAGCCTTCGAGCGGGAAGTTGTGCGCAGGCGTGGTCGGCCGACGAGGGGCGGAGCAGGTCGCTACACCGCTGTAGGGCAACTGGAATGCAGCAACATCCCGTTCCTGAAAATTCCAGCTTTTGAATGA
- a CDS encoding PAS domain-containing methyl-accepting chemotaxis protein, with amino-acid sequence MRTFARSGNTSEVAALAALRTNVMIADAAMNITYMNPALTRFMQEAEADLKAELPRFDAAKLVGSNIDIFHKDPSHQRRMLAALDKPHEATIRVGKRVFDLLVTPLAKAGQRIGFVVEWADAQERLLNLDYSAQIAAISRSQAVIEFQPDGTIVTANRNFLDLMGYSLDEVQGRHHGIFVEPETRTSREYNEFWDRLRRGEYQAAQFKRLARDGRSVWIEGSYNPILDRHGKVAKIVKFATDVTADVKRLTELKVLIDENFAEVDRAVGRSNEESEQARVAAGKTSDSVQSVAAAAEELARSVNEIAASMSKARATSDEAQQQTQAAGDLTQRLSDTATAMSGIVGLIQNIASQINLLALNATIESARAGEAGRGFAVVAQEVKNLANQASRATDQIASEIGNVQSVSAQVVGSLSTILALVETMRDYVVRTAAAVEEQSVVTQDMSANMQDAAGAVGAIAQNIGAISQAVGSVSQAVETTKGAARVLAR; translated from the coding sequence ATGCGGACGTTCGCGCGGAGCGGCAACACCAGCGAGGTCGCCGCCCTCGCGGCCCTGCGCACCAACGTGATGATCGCCGACGCCGCGATGAACATCACCTACATGAACCCGGCTCTGACGCGGTTCATGCAGGAGGCCGAGGCCGACCTGAAGGCCGAACTGCCCCGCTTCGACGCGGCCAAGCTGGTGGGCAGCAACATCGATATCTTCCACAAGGATCCCTCTCACCAGCGCCGCATGCTCGCAGCCCTGGACAAGCCGCACGAGGCGACCATTCGGGTCGGCAAGCGCGTGTTCGACCTGCTCGTCACGCCGCTCGCGAAGGCGGGGCAACGCATCGGCTTCGTCGTGGAGTGGGCCGACGCCCAAGAGCGGCTGCTCAACCTGGATTACTCGGCCCAGATTGCTGCGATCAGCCGCTCGCAGGCGGTCATCGAGTTCCAGCCCGACGGCACCATCGTCACCGCCAACCGCAACTTCCTCGACCTGATGGGCTACAGCCTCGACGAGGTCCAGGGGCGGCACCACGGCATCTTCGTGGAGCCGGAGACCCGGACCAGTCGCGAATACAACGAATTCTGGGATCGACTGCGCAGGGGTGAGTACCAAGCCGCGCAGTTCAAGCGGCTGGCCCGCGACGGCCGGTCGGTCTGGATCGAGGGCTCGTACAACCCGATCCTCGACCGGCACGGCAAGGTGGCCAAGATCGTCAAGTTCGCGACCGACGTGACTGCCGACGTGAAGCGTCTCACGGAACTGAAGGTCCTCATCGACGAAAACTTCGCCGAGGTCGACCGCGCCGTCGGCCGCTCTAACGAGGAATCCGAGCAGGCGCGGGTCGCGGCCGGCAAGACCTCTGACAGCGTTCAGTCGGTGGCCGCCGCGGCCGAGGAACTGGCGCGCTCGGTCAACGAGATCGCCGCCAGCATGAGCAAGGCGCGCGCGACCAGCGACGAGGCGCAGCAGCAGACCCAGGCGGCCGGCGATCTGACCCAGAGGCTGAGCGACACGGCCACGGCCATGAGCGGGATCGTCGGCCTGATCCAGAACATCGCCAGCCAGATCAACCTGCTGGCGCTCAACGCCACCATCGAATCCGCCCGGGCCGGCGAGGCCGGCCGTGGCTTCGCGGTCGTGGCGCAGGAAGTGAAGAACCTCGCCAATCAGGCGTCCCGCGCCACCGACCAGATCGCCAGTGAGATCGGCAACGTACAGTCCGTCTCCGCGCAGGTCGTCGGCTCCTTGAGCACCATCCTGGCCTTGGTCGAGACGATGCGCGACTACGTAGTTCGCACGGCCGCGGCCGTCGAAGAGCAGAGCGTGGTCACCCAGGACATGTCGGCCAACATGCAGGATGCGGCCGGCGCGGTCGGCGCAATCGCGCAGAACATCGGGGCCATCTCGCAGGCGGTGGGCAGCGTGTCCCAGGCGGTCGAGACCACCAAGGGCGCAGCCCGCGTCCTGGCACGGTGA
- a CDS encoding type IV secretory system conjugative DNA transfer family protein, whose product MHRPDLPLRVGFVLLLALVTFLIGYPAAYLATHGFDPRAWPSIPGTPFDWFAAAGPGWAGWLGLFQHMASTYWNMLHGRTNSLSGGGVPAFLAIWGAGIVLMVPLIMGGRLVPLRHRLKRYGDARFAGRRDLARMRRGLELGLDPDTGRAVRIPIEGNLITIAPPRTGKTGGLILPNLALLEPEAWGGPVVVIDPKGDAVRAARRRREAIGQTVRVLDPLGLSGGSDRWDPLLGLDPEDVLELQSMARALLPEVDRTSEAGTFFRDRAVILIVAALQAVIRAGHGVADAATLVSEGGEGLLAALKGRTDQVAKDARGILRSKDEKTRSNILSTAAQAFGWLLDARMQRVVTDHTFALDAVCAGDTDLFIVLPADDRRTEIAPYVRWLLASLFSTVRRTPVAERVLVIVDEAFVLGRFDAILRGAGELPGYGVSLWTFWQSEAQLVEAYGEAGATILRDTAEVIMLFNLSSAQGEERERWSKALGTFTGVQTTETVDPATGKVSRSSTAVADALVPASDLAALTQRHTLVFLNSRAHTTDPLKLKKTLAHEDARCTGLLDFVKPVRATASGRSGRVRDDA is encoded by the coding sequence ATGCATCGCCCCGATCTACCCCTCCGCGTCGGTTTCGTCCTGCTGCTGGCGCTGGTGACCTTCCTTATCGGCTATCCCGCCGCGTACCTCGCCACCCACGGCTTCGACCCGCGCGCTTGGCCTAGCATCCCGGGCACGCCCTTCGACTGGTTCGCTGCGGCCGGGCCCGGCTGGGCGGGCTGGCTTGGCTTATTCCAGCACATGGCGTCGACCTACTGGAACATGCTGCACGGTCGGACGAACAGCCTGAGCGGCGGTGGCGTCCCTGCCTTCTTGGCGATCTGGGGGGCAGGGATCGTCCTGATGGTCCCTCTCATCATGGGCGGCCGGCTGGTGCCGCTGCGCCACCGACTGAAGCGCTACGGCGATGCGCGCTTCGCCGGACGGCGAGATCTCGCGCGGATGCGCCGGGGCCTCGAACTCGGGCTCGACCCAGACACCGGCCGCGCCGTCAGGATACCCATCGAAGGCAACCTGATCACCATCGCGCCTCCGCGGACCGGTAAGACCGGCGGCTTGATCCTGCCCAACCTCGCCCTCCTGGAACCCGAAGCCTGGGGCGGCCCGGTCGTCGTCATCGATCCCAAGGGTGACGCCGTGCGTGCCGCACGGCGGCGGCGCGAAGCCATTGGCCAGACTGTGCGCGTCCTCGACCCACTCGGTCTGTCAGGCGGCTCCGACCGATGGGATCCGTTGCTCGGGCTTGATCCCGAGGATGTGCTCGAGCTCCAGAGCATGGCCCGCGCGCTACTCCCGGAGGTGGATCGGACCAGCGAAGCGGGGACGTTCTTCCGCGACCGCGCCGTCATCCTGATCGTAGCCGCGCTGCAGGCCGTGATCCGGGCCGGACACGGGGTGGCCGACGCCGCAACTCTGGTGAGCGAGGGTGGCGAGGGGCTGCTGGCCGCACTGAAGGGGCGTACGGATCAGGTCGCTAAGGATGCACGCGGCATCCTCCGCTCCAAGGACGAGAAAACCCGCTCCAATATCCTCTCGACCGCAGCCCAGGCGTTCGGCTGGCTGCTCGACGCGCGCATGCAGCGGGTTGTGACCGACCATACCTTTGCGCTTGACGCGGTGTGTGCGGGCGACACCGACCTGTTCATCGTCCTGCCGGCTGACGACCGACGCACGGAGATCGCCCCCTACGTGCGTTGGCTGCTGGCGAGCCTGTTCAGCACGGTGCGGCGCACGCCGGTGGCCGAGCGGGTGCTGGTGATCGTCGATGAGGCCTTCGTACTCGGCCGCTTCGACGCGATCCTGCGTGGGGCGGGCGAGCTGCCGGGCTACGGCGTATCGCTGTGGACCTTCTGGCAGTCGGAGGCCCAGCTGGTCGAAGCTTACGGTGAGGCCGGGGCTACCATCCTGCGCGACACCGCCGAGGTGATCATGCTGTTCAATCTGTCCTCTGCGCAGGGTGAGGAGCGGGAGCGCTGGTCGAAGGCGCTCGGGACGTTCACCGGAGTGCAGACGACCGAGACGGTCGATCCCGCTACGGGCAAGGTGAGCCGGAGCTCGACCGCGGTGGCGGACGCCTTGGTGCCGGCTTCGGATCTGGCTGCGCTGACCCAGCGGCATACGCTGGTGTTCCTCAACAGCCGAGCGCATACCACCGACCCGCTCAAGCTCAAGAAGACGCTCGCCCACGAAGACGCACGCTGCACCGGGCTGCTCGACTTCGTGAAACCGGTGCGGGCGACCGCCTCAGGGCGAAGCGGACGGGTGCGCGATGACGCGTAA
- a CDS encoding ParA family protein — MHVVVVASQKGGAGKTSLMRSLAVATHQAGHSTALLDTDPQGSLTSWWNRREDQQPALVRIEVADFEAGAERLAAAGIEFLFVDTPPSVRPELRSLLSHASLAIVPVRPSPDDLDAVGDTLALIEDAGCPFVFVLTQAKPRTRLQMQAVMALAKHGKLAPTIIHDRTDFPTAAISGRAVTEFEPETTAAREVKEVLEYVLTQLRKGASKAMARH; from the coding sequence ATGCACGTGGTGGTGGTTGCGAGCCAGAAGGGCGGGGCAGGGAAAACCTCCCTTATGCGCAGCCTGGCAGTGGCGACGCATCAGGCGGGGCACTCGACCGCTCTGCTCGATACGGATCCGCAGGGCTCGCTTACGAGCTGGTGGAACCGTCGTGAGGATCAGCAGCCAGCACTCGTGAGAATTGAGGTCGCGGATTTCGAGGCTGGTGCCGAACGTCTGGCTGCGGCGGGTATTGAGTTCCTGTTCGTTGACACACCACCATCAGTGCGGCCGGAATTACGCTCGCTCCTTAGTCACGCCAGCCTCGCTATCGTGCCCGTGCGTCCATCCCCTGATGATCTAGACGCCGTGGGTGACACGCTCGCCCTGATTGAGGATGCCGGCTGTCCGTTCGTCTTTGTGTTGACGCAGGCGAAGCCCCGGACCCGGTTGCAAATGCAAGCCGTGATGGCGCTGGCGAAGCATGGCAAGCTCGCGCCAACAATCATCCATGACCGGACCGACTTCCCGACGGCAGCCATATCAGGGCGGGCAGTCACCGAGTTCGAGCCCGAGACAACGGCAGCGCGCGAGGTTAAGGAGGTGCTTGAGTACGTACTGACGCAGCTGCGTAAGGGCGCAAGTAAGGCGATGGCGAGGCACTAA